The Streptomyces sp. RKAG293 genome includes a region encoding these proteins:
- a CDS encoding DUF3800 domain-containing protein: MTGEREESLEAAPAGRLVEIACDESGSDGENLLGGNTDVFAHASVRLDVEVAADSIQEIRNRIRSPAQEYKANHLLREKHRPVLTWLLGPLGPIQGNAHVHLTDKAFFVVGRAVDLLVGNATHAASAGLSRDEEAHALAVALYREGPRSFGPDLWREFLESSNNLMRTKNLWGTRTPVDSFFRTIDNLRGAGAAEPVDAIMEQLAAARSPADSFRARLLDDPTVIPALDPLIPSIVRTVAHWSDGTRPVSIVHDRNNTLTDERIAQLKAIFSKPHPADPGYGPRGRLTSVTLVSSRSDARIQLADFLAGVARKIASDELNQRGDAELTALLRPYVDESSFWGDGRSWSLLSPVPSARL, encoded by the coding sequence GTGACAGGCGAGCGGGAGGAATCCCTCGAGGCGGCGCCGGCCGGCCGGCTCGTCGAGATCGCCTGCGACGAGTCGGGTTCCGACGGTGAGAATCTCCTGGGCGGCAACACGGATGTGTTCGCCCATGCCAGCGTGCGATTGGACGTCGAGGTCGCCGCGGACAGCATCCAGGAGATACGGAACAGAATTCGCTCTCCCGCGCAGGAGTACAAGGCGAACCATCTGCTCCGCGAGAAACACCGGCCGGTTCTCACCTGGCTGCTCGGGCCACTGGGACCGATCCAAGGCAACGCGCACGTCCATCTGACCGACAAGGCGTTCTTCGTCGTCGGCCGGGCGGTGGACCTGCTCGTCGGCAATGCCACGCACGCGGCCAGCGCGGGTCTGAGCCGGGACGAGGAAGCCCATGCGCTGGCCGTCGCCCTGTACCGCGAGGGCCCCCGGTCCTTCGGGCCGGACCTGTGGCGGGAGTTCCTGGAGTCGTCCAACAATCTGATGCGCACCAAGAACCTCTGGGGCACCCGGACCCCGGTCGACTCGTTCTTCCGCACCATCGACAACCTGCGCGGGGCCGGCGCTGCCGAGCCGGTCGACGCCATCATGGAACAGCTCGCGGCGGCCCGATCGCCCGCGGACTCCTTCCGCGCCCGGCTCCTCGACGACCCGACGGTGATCCCCGCGCTGGACCCGCTGATCCCCTCGATCGTCCGGACCGTGGCGCACTGGAGCGACGGCACCAGGCCTGTCTCCATCGTTCACGACAGAAACAACACGCTGACGGACGAGCGGATCGCGCAGCTGAAGGCGATCTTCAGCAAGCCCCACCCCGCTGACCCCGGGTACGGGCCGCGCGGCCGGCTGACGAGCGTGACGCTCGTCAGCTCCCGTTCGGACGCCCGCATTCAACTCGCCGACTTCCTCGCCGGTGTGGCGCGGAAGATCGCGTCGGACGAACTGAATCAGCGGGGCGATGCGGAGCTCACCGCGCTGCTGCGACCGTATGTCGATGAGTCGTCATTCTGGGGAGACGGCAGAAGCTGGTCCCTGCTGAGTCCCGTGCCGAGTGCCCGGCTGTAG
- a CDS encoding NAD(P)H-binding protein, whose product MIMVTGATGNFGRPLVTELAAQGRKVRALTRTPEHAELPAGVEPCDSAAPDFAGVSALVLNIAGAPGSTPALLGAAKAAGVRRVVTLSSLLVATDGEAAAEGSTAAIHRDLEEAVEADFEQWTHLRPGAFASNALQWKAQLQAGDVVHGPYAGACTAPIHEADLAAVAVRALLGDELLGLAPSLTGPQELTLAEQVEILGAVLDRPLRYQEISPEAAKAAMLAHNSWVQEEMIDSLLSFLADTVGRPALVTGEVERILGRPALTYAQWAEANAAAFSAMA is encoded by the coding sequence ATGATCATGGTCACCGGTGCCACCGGGAACTTCGGCCGCCCGCTCGTCACGGAACTGGCCGCGCAGGGACGGAAGGTGCGGGCCCTGACCCGGACGCCCGAGCACGCGGAGCTGCCGGCCGGAGTCGAGCCGTGCGACAGCGCCGCGCCCGACTTCGCGGGCGTGAGCGCGCTGGTGCTGAACATCGCCGGGGCACCCGGCAGCACCCCGGCCCTGCTGGGTGCCGCGAAGGCGGCCGGCGTGCGCCGGGTCGTCACCCTCTCCTCGTTGCTGGTGGCGACCGACGGCGAAGCCGCGGCCGAGGGCAGCACCGCCGCGATCCACCGGGACCTGGAGGAGGCCGTGGAGGCGGACTTCGAACAGTGGACGCATCTGCGTCCCGGCGCCTTCGCATCGAACGCCCTGCAGTGGAAGGCGCAGCTTCAGGCCGGCGATGTCGTGCACGGGCCTTACGCCGGTGCCTGCACCGCGCCGATCCATGAGGCGGATCTCGCCGCGGTCGCCGTCCGGGCCCTGCTGGGGGATGAACTGCTGGGGCTGGCCCCGTCGTTGACCGGTCCGCAGGAGCTGACCCTCGCGGAACAGGTGGAGATCCTCGGTGCGGTACTGGACCGGCCGCTGCGGTACCAGGAGATCAGCCCGGAGGCCGCGAAGGCGGCGATGCTCGCCCACAACTCCTGGGTCCAGGAGGAGATGATCGACTCACTGCTGAGTTTCCTCGCGGACACGGTCGGGCGTCCCGCCCTGGTGACCGGTGAGGTGGAGCGCATTCTGGGCCGCCCCGCCCTGACCTACGCCCAGTGGGCCGAGGCGAACGCCGCCGCCTTCTCCGCCATGGCCTGA
- a CDS encoding alanine--tRNA ligase-related protein, producing MNTDRTVSTFIDFFRDRGHQRITGDSLLRPPGDPVLFTTSGMHPLTPYLLGRPHPLGQRLVGLQRCLRTTDLDEVGDRTHLTVFEMLGSWSLGDYGGPPSLRWGYELLRDGFGIQPGRLHVTVFGGDDQIGPDTESLRTWNDLGVPVELTREDNWWSNGPTGPCGPDSEIFVWTGDTPPQGTPSSDPRWVEVWNHVKMRYHRHDDGSLQPLIRPGIDTGLGLERLLTVLQGKPSVYECDIFGPWTSTIPGLWDLDEFSLRVVCDHLRSSIVVIGDGVLPSNTGRGYVLRRLTRRVLTTLWRDDPSRTLTDLPTELFEHTLDHFRQPGEVGPVREVLLDEERRFSKLLERGRLVLSRQGFDGPLREEDYSYLHETHGLPRELVLGLLGSEER from the coding sequence ATGAACACCGACCGGACCGTCAGCACGTTCATCGACTTCTTCCGCGACCGCGGACACCAGCGCATCACCGGCGACTCGCTGCTCCGGCCACCCGGAGACCCGGTGCTGTTCACCACCTCCGGGATGCACCCCCTCACCCCGTACCTGCTCGGCCGCCCGCACCCGCTCGGTCAGCGTCTGGTCGGTCTCCAACGCTGTCTGCGCACGACCGACCTGGACGAGGTCGGCGACCGTACGCACCTCACCGTCTTCGAGATGCTGGGTTCGTGGTCGCTCGGGGACTACGGCGGCCCGCCGAGCCTGCGCTGGGGGTACGAACTGCTGCGCGACGGCTTCGGCATCCAGCCCGGCCGGCTGCATGTCACCGTCTTCGGCGGTGACGACCAGATCGGCCCCGACACCGAATCCCTCCGTACCTGGAACGACCTGGGGGTGCCGGTGGAGCTGACACGCGAGGACAACTGGTGGTCCAACGGCCCCACCGGGCCGTGCGGACCCGACTCGGAGATCTTCGTGTGGACCGGCGACACCCCACCGCAGGGCACCCCGAGCAGCGATCCGCGGTGGGTCGAGGTGTGGAACCACGTGAAGATGCGGTACCACCGCCACGACGACGGAAGCCTCCAACCCCTGATCCGGCCCGGTATCGACACCGGCCTGGGCCTGGAACGGCTCCTGACCGTGCTGCAGGGCAAGCCGTCGGTCTACGAGTGCGACATCTTCGGCCCGTGGACGAGCACGATCCCCGGTCTGTGGGACCTGGACGAGTTCTCGCTCCGTGTCGTCTGTGACCACCTGCGGTCCAGCATCGTGGTCATCGGCGACGGCGTCCTCCCGTCGAACACCGGCCGCGGCTACGTCCTGCGCCGGCTGACCCGCCGGGTGCTGACCACCCTGTGGCGGGACGACCCCTCGCGCACGTTGACCGACCTCCCCACAGAGCTCTTCGAGCACACTCTCGACCACTTCCGGCAGCCGGGCGAGGTCGGACCCGTGCGCGAGGTGCTGCTCGACGAGGAACGCCGCTTCTCGAAGCTGCTGGAGCGGGGCCGGCTGGTGCTGTCCCGGCAGGGCTTCGACGGGCCGCTGCGCGAGGAGGACTACAGCTATCTGCACGAGACCCATGGGCTGCCGCGTGAACTGGTCCTGGGGCTCCTCGGATCCGAGGAGCGGTGA
- a CDS encoding glycoside hydrolase family 9 protein, with translation MRSTDDVNDVNDGAGTVRPAVLLGHLGYGLRASKAVVAVLPDGRAPRRVELLTADASVVRRLTAGPVQAVPGWRCGPFARVELPEDLEPGRYAVRVVGGGGRPTVSDPFEVAEDRLQRATMSDVLAYFKAMRSSGEIDRKDRHAALWGDDTGREVDARGGWLDASGDTSKFLSHLTYTRTMSPQQMPLCAWAMMAARDAITEHHPALVRSLGARLRDEALWGADFLVRFRAPEGYFYTGVFDALTKELDERVVSAPLAECVRTDRYQAAYRQGGGLAIAALARAAALDDHGDFTGPDYLSAAVQGFVHLEAHNLEYLDDGTESIVDDYTALLAATELVAAGAGGEDGAPGTGAREAARRRVRSLLSRYVRPADGPGWFTGDAEGRPFFHAAEAGLPVLALTRFATVLPGSPEAGPARALALEAMLDTVRRTHAVPNPFGYPRQRVRPADASAKDAFFFPHANETGYWWQGENATIASLAAAASACAALDDAGEDDRARLGAFADDQLAWITGRNPFDASMVQGRGRNNVDYTSDFPNIPGGIVNGITSGWSDEEDIAFLPPDAPPGDVWRWAEQWIPHTGWFLLAVASAR, from the coding sequence ATGCGCTCGACGGACGACGTGAACGACGTGAACGACGGGGCGGGCACCGTACGGCCGGCCGTTCTGCTGGGCCATCTCGGCTACGGACTCCGGGCGTCGAAGGCCGTCGTGGCGGTCCTGCCCGACGGCCGCGCTCCGCGACGGGTCGAGCTGCTGACCGCCGACGCGTCCGTCGTCCGCCGGCTCACGGCCGGTCCCGTCCAGGCGGTGCCCGGATGGCGGTGCGGCCCCTTCGCGCGCGTGGAGCTGCCAGAGGATCTGGAGCCGGGCCGCTACGCGGTCCGTGTCGTCGGCGGCGGCGGCCGCCCGACCGTCTCGGATCCTTTCGAGGTCGCGGAAGACCGGCTGCAGCGCGCAACGATGTCCGACGTGCTGGCGTACTTCAAGGCGATGCGATCCAGCGGCGAGATCGACCGGAAGGACCGGCACGCCGCGCTGTGGGGCGATGACACCGGCCGGGAGGTCGACGCGCGCGGCGGCTGGCTCGACGCGAGCGGCGACACCAGTAAGTTCCTCAGCCACCTCACCTACACGCGCACGATGAGCCCGCAGCAGATGCCGTTGTGCGCGTGGGCCATGATGGCCGCCCGCGACGCGATCACCGAGCACCACCCCGCCCTGGTCCGCTCCCTCGGCGCCCGGCTGCGTGACGAGGCGCTGTGGGGCGCCGACTTCCTCGTCCGCTTCCGGGCGCCCGAGGGGTACTTCTACACCGGTGTCTTCGACGCGCTCACCAAGGAGCTCGACGAGCGCGTCGTTTCCGCGCCACTGGCGGAGTGCGTGCGCACCGACCGCTACCAGGCCGCCTACCGGCAGGGCGGTGGCCTGGCCATCGCGGCCCTGGCGCGCGCCGCGGCCCTGGACGACCACGGGGACTTCACCGGCCCCGACTACCTGTCGGCCGCGGTCCAGGGCTTCGTCCACCTCGAAGCCCACAACCTGGAGTATCTCGACGACGGCACGGAGTCGATCGTCGACGACTACACGGCGCTGCTGGCCGCGACCGAACTCGTGGCGGCGGGCGCGGGCGGGGAGGACGGGGCCCCGGGGACCGGTGCCCGGGAGGCGGCCCGGCGGCGCGTCCGGTCGCTCCTCTCCCGTTACGTACGGCCCGCCGACGGCCCCGGATGGTTCACCGGGGACGCCGAGGGACGCCCGTTCTTCCACGCCGCCGAGGCCGGACTGCCCGTGCTCGCGCTGACCCGGTTCGCCACCGTTCTGCCCGGCTCCCCCGAGGCCGGTCCGGCCCGGGCGCTGGCCCTGGAAGCCATGCTCGACACGGTGCGCCGCACCCACGCGGTCCCCAACCCGTTCGGCTATCCGCGCCAGCGGGTGCGGCCCGCCGACGCGTCGGCCAAGGACGCGTTCTTCTTTCCCCATGCCAACGAGACGGGCTACTGGTGGCAGGGCGAGAACGCCACCATCGCCTCGCTGGCCGCGGCCGCCTCCGCGTGCGCCGCCCTCGACGACGCCGGCGAGGACGACCGCGCCCGGCTCGGCGCGTTCGCCGACGACCAGTTGGCGTGGATCACCGGCCGCAACCCGTTCGACGCGTCGATGGTCCAGGGCCGCGGCCGCAACAACGTCGACTACACCTCGGACTTCCCCAACATCCCCGGCGGGATCGTCAACGGCATCACCTCGGGGTGGTCCGACGAGGAGGACATCGCCTTCCTTCCGCCCGACGCTCCGCCGGGGGACGTCTGGCGCTGGGCGGAACAGTGGATCCCGCACACGGGGTGGTTCCTGCTCGCCGTCGCGTCGGCCCGCTGA
- a CDS encoding DUF2199 domain-containing protein: protein MSVDLGFLCSTCGEHHEELPMSYSTMAPDIWEPAFTNDPDSILSLDQCVIRNQAFFVRGLIEIPVIGRTDVFAWGVWISLSRESFARASELWETPGRETERPYFGWLSTELSLYPESTTDLKTNAHTRPVGRRPRVELEPTEHPLAVEQRTGITMDRVRQIAEAVLHPQR from the coding sequence ATGTCAGTCGATCTCGGATTCCTCTGCTCCACTTGCGGCGAGCACCACGAAGAGCTCCCGATGAGCTACTCCACCATGGCCCCGGACATCTGGGAGCCTGCCTTCACCAACGACCCGGACAGCATCCTGTCGTTGGACCAGTGCGTGATCAGGAATCAGGCCTTCTTCGTGCGGGGGCTGATCGAGATACCCGTGATCGGACGCACGGACGTCTTCGCCTGGGGCGTGTGGATCTCCCTCAGCCGTGAGAGCTTCGCGCGGGCGAGCGAGCTGTGGGAGACGCCGGGCCGGGAGACCGAACGGCCGTACTTCGGCTGGCTGTCGACGGAGCTCAGCCTGTACCCGGAGAGCACGACCGACCTCAAGACGAACGCGCACACGCGCCCCGTCGGCCGGCGACCCAGGGTGGAACTCGAGCCCACGGAGCACCCGTTGGCGGTGGAACAGCGCACCGGCATCACCATGGACCGGGTGCGGCAGATCGCCGAGGCAGTGCTGCATCCACAGCGCTGA
- a CDS encoding GNAT family N-acetyltransferase, with translation MLLDTPRLRLRHFRPADAPALSAYRSDPEVARYQGWSAPVSVDSAAALIANFSDDPTRPGWFQYAIELKEDGCLIGDVGVNLNDNRMQADLGFTLARDRQGHGYATEAVSAVLKDRFAGGLRRMSAECDARNLSSAHLLERLGFQLEGRRPAFTWIKGEWTDDLLYGLLADSPFNPDAPAAGLRADFTDER, from the coding sequence ATGCTTCTCGACACGCCCCGGCTCCGCCTGCGCCACTTCCGGCCCGCCGACGCGCCGGCGCTCTCGGCGTACCGCTCGGACCCGGAGGTGGCCCGCTATCAGGGCTGGTCCGCCCCGGTGTCCGTCGACTCGGCAGCCGCGCTCATCGCAAACTTCAGCGACGATCCGACCCGGCCCGGCTGGTTCCAGTACGCGATCGAGCTCAAGGAGGACGGCTGTCTGATCGGCGACGTCGGGGTGAACCTGAACGACAACCGCATGCAGGCCGACCTCGGCTTCACCCTCGCTCGCGACCGGCAGGGCCACGGATATGCGACCGAGGCCGTGAGCGCCGTGCTGAAGGACCGGTTCGCCGGCGGACTGCGCCGGATGTCGGCGGAGTGCGACGCCCGCAACCTGAGTTCGGCGCACCTGCTGGAACGGCTCGGGTTCCAGCTGGAGGGGCGGCGTCCCGCGTTCACCTGGATCAAGGGCGAGTGGACGGACGATCTCCTCTACGGCCTGCTCGCCGACAGCCCGTTCAATCCGGATGCGCCGGCGGCCGGCCTTCGCGCAGACTTCACGGATGAGCGCTGA